The following are encoded in a window of Bacillus sp. SORGH_AS_0510 genomic DNA:
- a CDS encoding phosphate ABC transporter substrate-binding protein codes for MKNLKKLSLLTLFAALMVIMAACGGGTTTDKTAGNTEKETPKTEEKKELSGSLVISGSSAMQPLVAAAAEEFMAENPKVDVQVNAGGSGTGLSQVAEGSVQIGNSDVFAEEKEGIPADQLVDHKVAVVGMTAAVNPKVGIKDIKKEDLIKVFTGKITNWKELGGKDQKIVLVNRPDSSGTRAVFNKFALDGATPAEGITEDSSNTVKKIINETDGAIGYLAFSYFTDDSVTPLAIDGVEPTAENVQSGKFPVWAYQHSYTKGEATDLAKAFLDYLMSDDIQNNLLKEQGYLPVTKMQVERDAEGKQTNK; via the coding sequence ATGAAAAACTTGAAGAAACTTAGCCTTCTTACATTATTTGCAGCATTAATGGTAATCATGGCTGCTTGTGGAGGCGGAACTACTACAGACAAAACAGCAGGAAACACAGAAAAAGAAACACCAAAAACAGAAGAAAAGAAAGAACTATCTGGTTCATTAGTTATTTCCGGTTCATCTGCAATGCAACCATTAGTTGCTGCGGCGGCTGAAGAATTTATGGCAGAAAACCCAAAGGTAGATGTTCAAGTAAATGCTGGCGGTTCAGGAACAGGTTTATCCCAAGTAGCTGAAGGCTCTGTTCAAATTGGTAACTCAGACGTATTCGCTGAAGAAAAAGAAGGCATTCCAGCAGACCAGCTTGTTGACCATAAAGTAGCAGTAGTTGGAATGACTGCAGCTGTTAACCCTAAGGTTGGAATTAAGGATATTAAGAAAGAAGATTTAATTAAAGTATTCACTGGTAAAATTACAAATTGGAAAGAGCTAGGCGGAAAAGACCAAAAAATCGTACTTGTAAACCGTCCAGATTCTTCTGGTACTCGTGCAGTATTCAATAAGTTTGCTCTTGATGGTGCAACACCAGCTGAAGGAATCACTGAAGATTCTTCAAACACTGTTAAAAAGATTATTAATGAGACTGATGGTGCTATTGGCTACCTAGCTTTCTCATACTTTACTGATGATTCTGTAACACCTCTTGCTATTGATGGTGTAGAACCCACAGCTGAGAATGTTCAATCTGGTAAGTTTCCAGTTTGGGCATACCAACATTCTTATACAAAAGGTGAAGCAACTGATCTTGCAAAAGCATTCCTTGATTATTTGATGTCAGATGATATCCAAAACAACTTATTAAAAGAGCAAGGATATTTACCTGTAACAAAAATGCAAGTA